In the Alphaproteobacteria bacterium genome, GCCGGCCCGAAATCGAGGGCTTCATCTCGGTTGCGCCACCCGCGAACCTTTATGATTTCTCGTTCCTCGCGCCCTGCCCCTCGTCGGGGCTGATCGTGCATGGGGACAAGGATGCGGTGGTGCCCGCAAAGGACGTCCAGGGTCTGGTCGAGAAGCTCAAGACGCAGAAGGGCATCATCATCGATCAGAAGGTGATCGCTGGTGCGAACCACTTCTTCGACAACAAGATCGAAGCGTTGATGCAGTCCGTGCAGACCTATCTCGACAAGCGGCTCAAGCCCGCGGAGAACAGCGCGGCCTAGAGCGCTATCGTTCTTGGTTGAATCGGAGTCGCGCTCTAGCCTTTTGTTTGAGCATGATCTTTTCCGAAAACCGGTTCCCACTTTTCGGGATCATGCTCTAGCGCCGCTGTGGTTCAGGGGTTGTACGACAAGAACCGCATCTGCTCGAAGCGGAACACGTTCTTGGTGTCGCACAGATCGTTTGCCGCCGAGACGACCGGCACCACCGTGATGGTGACCGGGCGATTGGAGCGCGCGTAATATTTCAGCGCCTCGGTGACCGAAACGCGCTTCGCGATCGGCATCAGCGGGTGCGGGTCGCGCAGGTCGAATGGGTCGTCGTGTCCGTTGATATCGCAATGGCCGACGTCGCCGAAGCATCCCCCATGGCCGAAGATGTGGAACGAGCCCGCATAGCCGTGCTCGAGGGTACGCGGCGTGTCTGCGTCCGCCTTCGGGTTGTTGAAGTAGATGCGGCCCTCGTATGACGCCTCGCCGTGATAGATGCCCATGATCTCGAGATCCGCGCTGTCGAGGCGGTGGCTCGTATCCGCGAAATCGATCGCGACCGGCTTCGACGTATAGGTGTTGGCCGCGGTCTTGGGGCGGCTCGGTGGACCGACCCGCTTCGAGGTGGTTGCTGGCCTGCCGGCAGCGGCTGCGCGCTTTTTCGCTTTTTTCGCCATGGTCAGCCTCCGATCGGGATAATCGTCTGATTGGCCGCATAGTCGTAGCCGAGATCGTTGACGTTGAGCACGTCCCGAACCTTGAAGTTGAAGGGCTTCAGCACGACGTCGAGCAGATTGTCCGGAATGTTGCCGTTGCCGTTGCGCACCTGGTAGAGCCACCAGATCCGGTCGATCATGCAGTGGTGCGACCAGAAGATCGGATCATAGGCCGAGGTGGCGACCACGCCCATGTCTCCGCCGACCCAGCCATGAACACTGTCGTGCACGTCCTCGAGCTGGAAATTGAAATCCGTCCAGTCTTCGGTCGCGACCACGGCCTCCACCTTGGCTTGCGTCGGCAGGTCGGTCGGATCGCCCGGATCGCGTGTCGTGTTGTGGTTGATCGGCTGCGACCCGCCGACATTGATGTGGAAGCTGAACAGCGGATTGGGCTGATTGTTCGCGTTCCGGTCGGCAAAGATTTTCGGAACGCCGTTTTGCCGAGGCGGCCGCAGCGTCCAGTCCCACCATGGCAGCGTGACATTGGGGACGCGATCGCGCATCGACATCTCCCAATTGTAGAGATAGGCGCGGTGCCACGGCAGGAAGAGCTGCATGCGCACGCCCGGATTGTGCGCCGGGTTGCGCTCGTGGTGCCAGCACCAGAACGCCGGCGCGCCGTGAAGACCGGCGAGAAAGCCATAGCTGCGGTTGTCCGAGATCGCCTGCATCTTGCGATAGGCTTCGCGGAAATCCGTGACCTGGGCGGCTGTGAGATTGTGTACGCCTTCCCGGATTCGGGTCGTGGTGGCCATGACGCGGATCCTTCTGCAAAATATCTGTTGGGCAACGCTCAACATTATAGTTGCGTTGCGCGCCACGATCAACTTCGCTCGCCCGCAGAATTTTCCGGCACGTCAGGGTGCGACCAGCACCCCACCTTGCATCGGATGCGGCGCACCGGTCGTGGTCGGGAACGTCAACGGCATACCTCTCAGCGAGCGCACCGCCAGAAATGCGAAGGCCTGTGCCTCGAGTGCATCGATCGACCAGCCGGCCTGATCTGCGGTTTCGACGTCCGCAGGCGCGAGGCGATCCTTGAGCATCCCGACCAGAGTCGGATTGCGCGCTCCGCCTCCCGCCATGATCCAGCGCTTCGGCGTACGCGGCAGCACATCGACGATGCGCGCGACCGTTGCGGCGGTGAGCATGGTCAGCGTCGCGGCGCCGTCCTCGATTGATTTTTCGGCAAGGCCTGCGTGCGCCGCAACCCAGTCGCGAAAATCGTTGCGATCGAGCGATTTCGGGCATGTCTGCGCGAAGAACGGATGCTGCAGCAACCGGTCGATCGCCTTCGTGTCGACCCGGCCCTGCGCCGCCGCCGCGCCGTCGATGTCACGCGCGGCGCCATTGCGCGAGCGCATGAAGTCATCGAGCAATGCATTCGCCGGACCCGTGTCGCAGGCGACCGGGTCGTTCTCGCCATCAATGAAGGTGATGTTGGCGACCCCGCCAAGATTGAGCACCGCAATCGGATGCGGCCGGTCGAGCGCACGCGCCAGCGCGCGATGGAACACCGGCACCAGCGGCGCGCCCTGCCCGCCCGCCGCCACGTCCGCGGCGCGGAAGTCGTAGACCACCGGAATGCCGGTCTCGCGCGCCAGCGCCGCGCCGTCGCCGAGTTGGACCGTCAGCCTTTCGCCCGGCCGGTGCAGCACCGTCTGGCCGTGATAGCCGACGACATCGATGGTGCCGCGGTCGATGCCGTTCACGGCGAGAAAGGTGTTCACCGCGCTCGCATGCAGGACCGTGGAGACTTCCTCCGCCTGACCGATCGCGCCCGGCCGCTCGGTGCGGGAACGCAAGGCCGGCGCCTCTTCCATGGCGCGCCGCAGGATCGCGACCTCGTGCTCCTGATAGAAATGCAGCGCGCTCGGCCCGAAGCGCGAGATCGTTTCGCCATCTGTTTCAATTGCCGCGACGTCGATGCCGTCCATCGACGTGCCGCTCATCAGCCCGATCGCCCGCATGCCGCCCTTATTCTATGAATCCCGTTTAGGACCTGTTACACCACCGGCCCGCCCGAGAGCGAGCGGTACCACCGAGCCCCGGCAATGAGCGACTACAAGTCCGATTTCCTGCGCGTTCTGTCCGAGCGCGGCTACCTCCATCAAATCTCCGACGTTGCGGGGCTCGATGCGCTCGCGGCGGAGAAGAAGGTGGTGTGCTACGTCGGATACGATTGCACCGCGGCCTCGCTGCATGTCGGGCATCTGATCTCGATCATGATGCTGCATTGGCTGCAGCAGACCGGAAACAAGCCGATTACTCTGATGGGCGGCGGAACGACGCGCGTCGGCGACCCCTCGGGCCGCGACGAGACACGCAAGATCCTCACCTACGACGAGATCGACGCGAACAAGGAGTCGATCAAGGGCACATTCTCGAAGTTCCTTACCTTCGGAAGCGGCAAGAGTGACGCCGTCATGGCGGACAATGCCGAGTGGCTCACCAGGCTCAACTACATCGAGATGCTGCGCGATGTCGGGCGGCACTTTTCGATCAACCGCATGCTGACGATGGACTCGGTCAAACTCCGCCTCGACCGGGATCAGGAGCTCTCGTTCATCGAATTCAACTACATGATCCTGCAGTCCTACGATTTCGTCGAACTTGCGCGCCGCTACGGCTGCAATCTGCAGATGGGCGGCTCGGACCAGTGGGGCAACATCGTCAACGGCATCGATCTCGGCCGCCGCATGGGCACGCACCAGCTCTATGCGCTGACCTGTCCGCTGCTGACCACGGCGTCGGGCGCCAAGATGGGCAAGACCGCGGCCGGCGCGGTCTGGCTCAACGCCGACATGCTGAGCCCGTACGAATACTGGCAGTACTGGCGCAACACCGAGGACGGCGACGTCGAACGGTTCCTGAAGCTGTTCACGACACTGCCGCTTCCCGAAATCGTAAGGCTCGCCGCGCTGAAGGGCGCCGAGATCAACGACGCCAAGAAGGTGCTCGCCACCGAAGCGACCGCGCTGCTGCACGGCCGCGCCGCTGCCGGCCAGGCCGCCGAGACGGCACAAAAGACGTTCGAGGAAGGCGCGCTCGCCGAAAACCTTCCGAACGTCGAGGTTCCGCGCGCCGAGCTGGAGAAAGGGCTCGGCGTGCTCACCGCCTTTGCCGAGAAGAGCGGCCTGGTCGCCTCAAACGGCGAAGCGCGGCGTCAGATCAAGGGCGGCGGGCTGAAGGTGAACGACGCAGCCGTCACCGACGAAAGGACCACGCTGGGCCTGAAAGACCTGACACCCGAAGGCGTGATCAAGCTTTCGCTCGGCCGCAAGAAGCACGTGCTGCTGAGGCCGGTGTAGCCGTCATCCCGGGGCACGCCGAAGGCGTGAGCCCGGGATCCATAAACACAGACCAAGCGATTTCGAACCGTGGTGGTTATGGATTCCGGGCTCGCCGTTGCACGGCGCCCCGGAATGACGCCTCAGCGCGTCGGCGAGGAATTGGGCGGCACGGAGTTGCGGTCGTCCGCGTTGCGGAACTCGAACATCTTGCGGAAAATTCCCGGCGCGAACATCGACATCGGCATCACGCGCAGCGTGGCGTTGCCGGGCGAGCCGACCACCTCGTAGGTCATCCCG is a window encoding:
- a CDS encoding tyrosinase family protein — its product is MATTTRIREGVHNLTAAQVTDFREAYRKMQAISDNRSYGFLAGLHGAPAFWCWHHERNPAHNPGVRMQLFLPWHRAYLYNWEMSMRDRVPNVTLPWWDWTLRPPRQNGVPKIFADRNANNQPNPLFSFHINVGGSQPINHNTTRDPGDPTDLPTQAKVEAVVATEDWTDFNFQLEDVHDSVHGWVGGDMGVVATSAYDPIFWSHHCMIDRIWWLYQVRNGNGNIPDNLLDVVLKPFNFKVRDVLNVNDLGYDYAANQTIIPIGG
- a CDS encoding anhydro-N-acetylmuramic acid kinase, translating into MRAIGLMSGTSMDGIDVAAIETDGETISRFGPSALHFYQEHEVAILRRAMEEAPALRSRTERPGAIGQAEEVSTVLHASAVNTFLAVNGIDRGTIDVVGYHGQTVLHRPGERLTVQLGDGAALARETGIPVVYDFRAADVAAGGQGAPLVPVFHRALARALDRPHPIAVLNLGGVANITFIDGENDPVACDTGPANALLDDFMRSRNGAARDIDGAAAAQGRVDTKAIDRLLQHPFFAQTCPKSLDRNDFRDWVAAHAGLAEKSIEDGAATLTMLTAATVARIVDVLPRTPKRWIMAGGGARNPTLVGMLKDRLAPADVETADQAGWSIDALEAQAFAFLAVRSLRGMPLTFPTTTGAPHPMQGGVLVAP
- the tyrS gene encoding tyrosine--tRNA ligase; the encoded protein is MSDYKSDFLRVLSERGYLHQISDVAGLDALAAEKKVVCYVGYDCTAASLHVGHLISIMMLHWLQQTGNKPITLMGGGTTRVGDPSGRDETRKILTYDEIDANKESIKGTFSKFLTFGSGKSDAVMADNAEWLTRLNYIEMLRDVGRHFSINRMLTMDSVKLRLDRDQELSFIEFNYMILQSYDFVELARRYGCNLQMGGSDQWGNIVNGIDLGRRMGTHQLYALTCPLLTTASGAKMGKTAAGAVWLNADMLSPYEYWQYWRNTEDGDVERFLKLFTTLPLPEIVRLAALKGAEINDAKKVLATEATALLHGRAAAGQAAETAQKTFEEGALAENLPNVEVPRAELEKGLGVLTAFAEKSGLVASNGEARRQIKGGGLKVNDAAVTDERTTLGLKDLTPEGVIKLSLGRKKHVLLRPV